Proteins from a single region of Hydra vulgaris chromosome 12, alternate assembly HydraT2T_AEP:
- the LOC136088079 gene encoding zinc finger MYM-type protein 1-like, with protein sequence MELKDCCVICQYSMNRKPVIKLNPCKHLFHRICLQPLLEQPEPPCPICRHEIHTIEQVEREHYALSSTNDRKRVIECAERNDDRVTLAQTLGVKYATTSSNLEVKNQLKGEKSKLGDEANLFTTLQIVLPEEEQSFQTLITTDLTNPANWTDLISDDLRVTLVKNGPSAPNPSFLFLVNANNRRFNPSCTQKVLKNGEVVKRSWLIYSKRKDVVFCFSYTNKTIDASQQQLLSAEIQRWQLVLERLFAIVIFLGEQYLAFRGNSDVLHEKSNGNFLKLVELPAQFDAVMADHVHRIKNKEINTHCLGKNIQNELIQIIAKRIREEILSKFKMVKYFSIIADCTQDVSKVEQMSIVLRFVQMENAEVKVCEHFIDFIPVEQTTGAALTDVILKMLTQTRIPIEDMRGQGYVNGANMRGHQSGVQKRIFEKNSRAFFVPCHAHSKNLVVNNAAKSFREAVAYFGMKNSFEKSSWKKIFPKPLTATRWESRIEAVQPFRYCAAEIFDALFEISQDIFYDPSSRHEAEVLAQKMKNFKFCCCTVIWFNTLNQVNLASKFNQNIEIDISEATQTLYKTVNFLKLYRSDEAFKKVIFDAELIAAELDLEPSFSFEVSIRPRFKKQMLSYENRDVPIINPKDRFKIECFNCILDSAINSIEERFNQLNKYCDAFQFLTDTSVDIDSMELLDELLALSELIEPKTSPLKVLEFILRNNNFTPNVSIALRILLTQPVSVASGERSFSKLKLIKDYLKSTISQNRLTGLSLISIESDMAKKIRFY encoded by the exons ATGGAATTAAAAGATTGTTGTGTTATTTGTCAATACAGTATGAATAGAAAGCCTGTTATTAAATTGAATCCGTGCAAGCATTTATTTCACCGGATTTGTTTACAACCACTTCTGGAACAACCAGAACCACCTTGTCCAATTTGTAGACATGAAATACATACAATTGAACAAGTTGAAAGAGAACACTATGCTTTATCTTCAACGAATGATAGAAAAAGAGTAATTGAATGTGCTGAGCGAAACGACGATCGGGTGACTCTGGCGCAAACTTTAGGTGTCAAAT ATGCGACAACAAGTTCAAACTTGGAAGTGAAAAATCAGCTGAAAGGTGAAAAATCTAAATTAGGAgatgaagcaaatttatttaCGACTTTGCAAATTGTATTGCCAGAAGAAGAACAGAGCTTTCAAACTTTAATAACTACAGACCTGACAAATCCTGCCAATTGGACTGATCTAATTTCAGATGATCTTCGAGTGACTCTTGTTAAAAATGGCCCATCAGCACCTAATCCATCATTTCTATTTCTTGTCAATGCCAACAACAGGAGATTTAATCCTTCATGCACGCAAAAAGTACTCAAGAATGGTGAAGTTGTTAAAAGATCTTGGCTTATATACTCTAAAAGAAAAGATGTTGTGTTTTGTTTCTCGT ATACCAACAAAACAATTGATGCATCACAACAACAACTTCTTAGTGCAGAGATACAGCGTTGGCAGTTAGTTCTGGAAAGATTATTTGCAATAGTGATATTTCTAGGAGAACAATATCTTGCCTTTCGTGGAAATTCTGATGTTTTACATGAGAAAAGTAATGGAAACTTCCTAAAATTAGTTGAACTGCCAGCACAGTTTGATGCAGTTATGGCAGATCATGTTCACCGAATAAAGAATAAGGAGATAAACACCCATTGCTTGGggaaaaatatacaaaatgaaCTCATTCAAATAATTGCAAAACGAATTCGTGAAGAAATTTTGTCAAAATTcaaaatggtaaaatatttttccattataGCGGATTGTACCCAAGATGTGAGTAAAGTGGAACAAATGTCAATTGTGCTACGTTTTGTTCAGATGGAAAATGCTGAAGTTAAAGTCTGTGAACACTTCATTGATTTCATACCCGTAGAACAGACAACTGGTGCAGCACTCACAGATGTTATTCTAAAAATGTTGACTCAAACTAGGATTCCAATTGAAGATATGCGTGGACAGGGCTATGTCAACGGTGCAAATATGAGAGGACATCAGTCAGGAGTGCAGAAAAGAATATTCGAAAAGAACAGCAGAGCCTTTTTTGTACCATGTCATGctcattcaaaaaatttggtTGTTAATAATGCTGCAAAATCATTTAGAGAGGCTGTGGCTTATTTTGGAATG AAGAACAGTTTTGAAAAATCATCTTGGAAAAAAATCTTTCCAAAACCTTTGACTGCAACAAGATGGGAAAGCAGGATTGAAGCTGTGCAACCTTTTCGATACTGTGCTGCAGAAATCTTTGATGCTCTTTTTGAAATCAGTCAGGACATTTTTTATGATCCATCTTCACGTCATGAAGCAGAGGTATTAGCTCAAAagatgaaaaactttaaattttgttgctgTACTGTGATATGGTTCAATACTTTAAACCAAGTAAACTTAGCAAGCAAATTTAATCAGAATATTGAAATTGACATTTCTGAAGCCACACAAACTTTGTACAAAACTGTTAACTTCTTAAAGTTATATCGCTCAGatgaagcttttaaaaaagttattttcgaTGCAGAATTAATTGCAGCTGAATTAGATTTGGAGCcatcattttcatttgaagTTTCTATTAGACcaaggtttaaaaaacaaatgctttCTTATGAAAATCGAGATGTTCCCATTATAAATCCAAAAGATAGATTTAAAATAGaatgttttaattgcattttgGATAGTGCTATAAATTCGATTGAAGAAAGATTTAACCAGCTAAATAAATACTGTGATGCTTTTCAATTCCT caCAGATACTTCTGTAGATATTGATAGCATGGAATTGTTAGATGAATTGCTTGCATTGTCAGAATTAATTGAACCAAAAACGTCACCATTAAAAGTACTAGAGtttattttaagaaacaatAATTTCACTCCAAATGTTTCTATTGCTTTACGAATTCTGTTAACACAGCCAGTATCAGTTGCATCTGGAGAGCGTagtttttcaaaactgaaattaattaaagattACTTAAAATCTACTATATCACAAAATCGTTTGACAGGTCTTTCTTTGATCTCCATAGAAAGTGATATGGccaaaaaaattagattttactGA